A section of the Quatrionicoccus australiensis genome encodes:
- a CDS encoding MFS transporter, with protein MNQSNQRRLWISLFLPFAAGYFLSYLFRTANAVIGPVLARELALGDNALGLLTSTYFLAFGAAQLPLGMLLDRFGPRRVEAGLLLLAAAGAAVFALSDTLGGLASGRALIGLGVSACLMASFKAFSQWFPPERQASLTGWIMASGGLGALAASKPLELALGFASWREIALGLAATTLLVAALLWFLVPDKAGEEKQAGGFAAQMAGVRSIFASRHFWRYAPMGFFFTGGFMAVQGLWASRWMTVLEGLAGTGIAYRLTLISAAMLAGFLFMGFFATRLVRRGISLDKLYLGAMLVALACFGLISAQPTLAGNLLWPVLGACFSLSNISYSLVAQAFPPALSGRANTALNLLVFAGAFGLQWGIGILVDNLQAAGWTGDAAFRAAFFSLLGGQLLALLWLFLGGRRS; from the coding sequence ATGAATCAGAGCAACCAACGCCGGCTGTGGATCAGCCTCTTCCTGCCCTTTGCCGCAGGTTATTTCCTGTCCTACCTGTTCCGCACCGCCAATGCCGTGATCGGCCCGGTGCTGGCGCGCGAGCTGGCGCTTGGCGACAACGCCCTCGGCCTGCTGACCAGCACCTATTTCCTTGCCTTTGGCGCGGCGCAGTTGCCGCTCGGCATGCTGCTCGACCGCTTCGGGCCGCGCCGCGTCGAGGCTGGCCTGCTTCTGCTCGCCGCCGCCGGCGCCGCCGTCTTTGCGCTATCCGACACGCTGGGCGGCCTGGCCAGCGGGCGGGCGCTGATCGGACTTGGCGTCTCGGCCTGCCTGATGGCCTCGTTCAAGGCCTTCAGCCAATGGTTTCCGCCTGAGCGCCAGGCCTCGCTGACCGGCTGGATCATGGCCTCGGGCGGCCTCGGTGCGCTCGCCGCGTCGAAACCGCTCGAACTGGCGCTCGGCTTCGCCAGCTGGCGCGAGATCGCCCTCGGCCTGGCCGCAACTACCCTGCTCGTCGCCGCGCTGCTCTGGTTCCTGGTTCCCGACAAGGCCGGCGAGGAAAAGCAGGCCGGCGGCTTTGCCGCGCAAATGGCTGGCGTACGCAGCATATTCGCCAGCCGGCATTTCTGGCGCTATGCGCCGATGGGTTTCTTCTTCACCGGCGGTTTCATGGCCGTACAGGGCCTGTGGGCCTCGCGCTGGATGACGGTGCTCGAAGGGCTGGCGGGTACCGGCATCGCCTATCGCCTGACCCTGATCAGCGCCGCCATGCTCGCCGGCTTCCTGTTCATGGGATTCTTCGCGACGCGACTGGTCCGGCGCGGCATTTCCCTGGACAAGCTCTACCTCGGCGCGATGCTGGTCGCCCTCGCCTGCTTCGGCCTGATCAGCGCCCAGCCGACGCTAGCCGGCAACCTGCTGTGGCCGGTGCTCGGCGCCTGCTTCTCGCTGTCCAACATATCCTATTCGCTGGTCGCACAGGCGTTTCCACCGGCTCTGTCGGGACGCGCCAACACGGCACTCAATCTGCTCGTCTTTGCCGGTGCCTTCGGCTTGCAATGGGGCATCGGCATCCTCGTCGACAACCTGCAGGCCGCCGGCTGGACTGGCGACGCAGCCTTCCGCGCCGCCTTTTTCAGCCTGCTAGGCGGCCAGTTGCTGGCTCTGCTCTGGCTGTTCCTGGGCGGTCGACGCAGCTGA
- a CDS encoding sensor histidine kinase, translating to MKRFVAASGALAAAVGAIVWFLLLMSTAADTVIFSRNYPLLIALNIMLALGMLALVGSQLRSLWRDYQAQVFGARLKLRLMLMFGVIAVLPGALVYGVSVQFVTRSIESWFDVRVEKALESGLHLGRSALDSLLADLGEKGRSMASELSDIQEFSRRSALLRLRDEKGVQSAALFSLGGQLLSSATGELGALLPELPTQAQLKQARSTRAVSSVEGEGGKLFLRVLVAVTARDVFEEPRILQLIQPVPEGLAHDADAVQAVYRDYQELQLAREGLTRIYALTLTLTVLVALFGAFALAYVMARRLVAPLHILAEGTQAVAQGDFSPRQAIYSGDELGVLTQSFNRMTRQLNEARHETERHRGELESARGYLESILANLSAGVLVFDRHFVLRTVNEGALTVLNDDFTGLIGEAVENWPRQSIMGECIRTHFSATDEVEWQAQLELERPNGMPQVLLLRGSRLPEASGGGDVVVFDDVTRMIAAQRSAAWGEVARRLAHEIKNPLTPIQLSAERLQFKLAGKLLNGDADMLARGTQTIINQVQAMKRMVDDFRDYARLPAPEVSPLDLNELIGEVLGLYESSSARIETELAADLPAVLGDATQLRQIIHNLLRNAEDALEERPDSCIRIITERLGRCARLQIADNGPGFPAELLPRIFEPYVTTKARGTGLGLPIVKKIVEEHLGTIEISNAPEGGARIDIRLPLVKEESQ from the coding sequence GTGAAGCGTTTCGTCGCCGCCAGCGGCGCGCTTGCTGCAGCCGTCGGTGCCATTGTCTGGTTCCTGCTGCTGATGTCGACGGCGGCGGATACGGTCATTTTTTCGCGCAATTACCCCTTGCTGATCGCCCTCAACATCATGCTGGCGCTCGGCATGCTCGCCCTCGTCGGCTCACAGCTGCGTTCCTTGTGGCGCGACTACCAGGCGCAGGTTTTCGGCGCCCGCCTCAAGCTGCGCCTGATGCTGATGTTCGGCGTCATTGCCGTGCTGCCGGGGGCGCTGGTCTACGGCGTTTCCGTGCAGTTCGTGACGCGTTCGATCGAGAGCTGGTTCGACGTGCGCGTCGAGAAGGCGCTCGAGTCCGGCCTGCATCTCGGTCGCTCGGCCCTCGATTCGCTGCTTGCCGACCTTGGTGAAAAGGGGCGCAGCATGGCCTCCGAACTGTCCGACATCCAGGAGTTTTCCCGCCGCTCGGCCCTGTTGCGCCTGCGTGACGAAAAGGGCGTGCAGTCGGCGGCGCTGTTCTCGCTTGGTGGCCAGCTGCTTTCCAGCGCGACCGGCGAACTGGGGGCCTTGCTGCCGGAACTGCCGACCCAGGCCCAGCTCAAGCAGGCGCGCAGCACGCGGGCAGTCAGTTCGGTCGAAGGTGAGGGCGGCAAGCTCTTTTTGCGCGTGCTGGTGGCCGTGACGGCGCGTGACGTTTTCGAGGAACCGCGCATCCTGCAACTGATCCAGCCGGTGCCGGAAGGTCTGGCGCACGACGCCGATGCGGTGCAGGCTGTTTATCGCGATTACCAGGAACTGCAGTTGGCACGCGAGGGCCTGACCCGCATTTATGCCCTGACTTTGACGTTGACCGTGCTGGTTGCGCTGTTCGGCGCCTTCGCACTGGCCTACGTCATGGCCCGCCGCCTGGTGGCGCCGCTGCACATCCTGGCCGAAGGCACGCAGGCCGTGGCGCAGGGCGACTTTTCGCCGCGCCAGGCAATCTACAGCGGCGACGAACTCGGCGTGCTGACCCAGTCCTTTAACCGGATGACCCGCCAGCTCAACGAAGCACGGCACGAAACCGAGCGCCATCGGGGGGAACTGGAGTCTGCGCGCGGCTATCTCGAATCGATCCTCGCCAACCTGTCGGCCGGTGTGCTGGTTTTCGACCGCCATTTCGTATTGCGTACGGTCAACGAAGGCGCTTTGACCGTTTTGAACGATGATTTCACCGGCCTGATCGGCGAAGCCGTTGAAAACTGGCCGCGCCAGAGCATCATGGGCGAATGCATCCGTACGCATTTTTCGGCCACCGACGAAGTCGAATGGCAAGCCCAGCTTGAACTGGAGCGCCCGAACGGCATGCCGCAGGTCTTGCTGCTGCGCGGTTCGCGCCTGCCGGAAGCGAGCGGTGGCGGCGATGTCGTGGTGTTCGACGATGTGACGCGGATGATCGCCGCCCAGCGCAGCGCGGCCTGGGGCGAAGTGGCCCGGCGCCTGGCGCACGAGATCAAGAACCCGCTGACGCCGATCCAGCTGTCGGCGGAGCGCCTGCAGTTCAAGCTGGCTGGCAAGCTGCTCAACGGCGATGCCGACATGCTGGCGCGCGGCACGCAGACCATCATCAATCAGGTGCAGGCAATGAAGCGCATGGTCGACGATTTCCGCGACTATGCCCGCCTGCCGGCACCGGAAGTTTCGCCGCTCGATCTCAACGAATTGATCGGCGAAGTGCTCGGCCTCTATGAAAGCTCGTCGGCCCGCATCGAAACCGAACTGGCCGCCGATCTGCCGGCTGTCCTTGGTGATGCGACGCAGCTACGCCAGATCATCCACAATCTGCTGCGCAATGCCGAAGATGCGCTCGAGGAGCGTCCGGATAGCTGCATCCGGATCATTACCGAGCGCCTCGGCCGCTGCGCCCGCCTGCAGATCGCCGATAACGGCCCCGGCTTCCCGGCCGAACTGCTGCCCCGGATTTTTGAACCCTACGTCACCACCAAGGCCCGCGGTACCGGCCTTGGCCTGCCCATCGTCAAGAAAATTGTCGAAGAACACCTGGGCACTATCGAAATCAGCAATGCACCGGAAGGCGGAGCACGAATCGACATTCGTCTGCCCCTGGTGAAGGAGGAGAGCCAATAA
- a CDS encoding MOSC domain-containing protein — MAHISLFVGDIRPLPESGRPSGIYKQPASSPLELGPEGFTSDHQADRRVHGGPEKAVHLYPSRHYARLAARFPEAAAQLVPGSLGENIATADLDESDVCIGDIYRLGNARLQVCQPRNPCWKIDERFASDGMALFIAEQRLTGWYWRVLTPGRVEPGAELILEQAASNSLTLAAALLLCQTHRPPLAELAALAAAPGMAQGWRQKIETRLAWLHQNQASSST, encoded by the coding sequence ATGGCGCACATCTCTCTCTTCGTCGGCGACATCCGGCCGCTTCCTGAATCCGGCCGGCCAAGCGGCATCTACAAACAGCCGGCGAGCAGCCCGCTCGAACTCGGCCCGGAAGGCTTCACCAGCGACCATCAGGCCGACCGGCGCGTACACGGCGGGCCGGAAAAAGCCGTCCATCTCTACCCGAGCCGGCATTACGCACGACTGGCCGCCCGCTTTCCGGAAGCCGCGGCGCAACTTGTTCCCGGCAGTCTCGGCGAAAACATCGCCACCGCCGACCTCGACGAAAGCGATGTCTGCATCGGCGACATCTACCGCCTGGGCAACGCCCGCCTGCAGGTCTGCCAGCCGCGCAATCCGTGCTGGAAGATCGACGAGCGTTTTGCCAGCGACGGCATGGCGCTGTTCATCGCCGAACAACGCCTGACCGGCTGGTACTGGCGCGTCCTGACGCCCGGCCGGGTTGAACCCGGCGCCGAGCTGATTCTGGAACAAGCCGCCAGCAACAGCCTGACGCTGGCCGCCGCCCTGCTGCTCTGCCAGACGCATCGCCCGCCGCTCGCCGAACTGGCCGCTCTCGCCGCCGCGCCCGGCATGGCGCAGGGTTGGCGGCAAAAAATCGAAACCCGCCTCGCCTGGCTGCACCAGAATCAGGCGAGCAGTTCCACGTGA
- the hemE gene encoding uroporphyrinogen decarboxylase produces MSRPKNDTFLRALLKEPTEYTPLWLMRQAGRYLPEYCETRKRAGNFLNLCKSPTLACEVTLQPLARYDLDAAILFSDILTVPDAMGLGLYFAEGEGPRFERPLREEWAINNLTATDPYEHLGYVMDAVAEIRRALDNSVPLIGFSGSPYTLACYMVEGQGSSDFRHIKGMMYSRPDLLHKILSVTTESVISYLNAQIDSGAQAVMIFDTWGGSLSNAAYQEFSLQYMQRIVAGLKKEKDGQRIPSIVFTKNGGLWLEKIAAIGCDAVGLDWTIDIGEARRRVGDKVTLQGNLDPNVLFAGPEVVAAEAKKVLDSFGAGNTGHVFNLGHGISQYTPPESVTALVETVHAHSRLLRK; encoded by the coding sequence GTGAGCCGACCCAAAAACGATACCTTCCTGCGTGCCCTGCTCAAGGAGCCGACCGAATACACCCCGCTCTGGCTGATGCGCCAGGCCGGTCGCTACCTGCCGGAGTACTGCGAAACCCGCAAGCGGGCCGGCAATTTCCTGAACCTGTGCAAGTCGCCGACCCTGGCCTGCGAAGTCACATTGCAGCCGCTGGCCCGCTACGACCTCGACGCGGCCATCCTGTTTTCCGACATCCTGACCGTGCCGGATGCGATGGGGCTCGGTCTCTACTTCGCTGAAGGCGAGGGCCCGCGTTTCGAGCGTCCGCTGCGCGAGGAGTGGGCGATCAACAACCTGACCGCTACCGATCCCTACGAACATCTCGGCTACGTCATGGATGCGGTGGCCGAAATCCGCCGCGCACTGGACAACTCGGTACCGCTGATCGGCTTCTCCGGCAGCCCGTACACGCTCGCGTGCTACATGGTTGAAGGCCAGGGTTCGAGCGATTTCCGCCATATCAAGGGCATGATGTACAGCCGGCCGGACCTGCTGCACAAGATCCTGTCGGTAACGACCGAATCGGTGATTTCCTACTTGAATGCCCAGATCGATTCCGGCGCCCAGGCCGTGATGATTTTCGATACCTGGGGCGGCTCGCTGTCGAACGCGGCCTACCAGGAGTTCTCGCTGCAATACATGCAGCGCATCGTTGCCGGCCTGAAGAAGGAAAAGGACGGCCAGCGCATTCCGAGCATCGTGTTCACCAAGAACGGCGGCCTGTGGCTGGAAAAGATTGCCGCGATCGGCTGCGATGCGGTCGGCCTGGACTGGACGATCGATATCGGCGAAGCGCGTCGCCGCGTGGGCGACAAGGTCACGCTGCAGGGCAATCTCGATCCGAACGTGCTGTTCGCTGGGCCGGAAGTCGTCGCTGCCGAAGCGAAGAAGGTGCTCGACAGCTTCGGCGCCGGCAACACCGGTCACGTCTTCAACCTGGGTCACGGCATTTCGCAATACACGCCGCCGGAAAGTGTCACCGCGCTGGTTGAAACCGTGCATGCGCACAGCCGGTTATTACGTAAGTAA
- a CDS encoding DUF4390 domain-containing protein: MTERLRRWLLLLVFLPVLAWTAEIDIAAPQIVAGDDGYVLSADFTFELNQRLEEAVTKGVVLYFVADFELSRPRWYWLDEKLLSRSQTYRLSYHALTRQYRLSTGALHQSFSSLSDALRMLARLRNWVVIDRNDKSIKAGEPYQAALRLRLDITQLPRPFQISALGNKEWSLSSDWKTWQLSLPAVLPAEVK; the protein is encoded by the coding sequence GTGACTGAGCGACTCCGGCGCTGGCTGTTGCTGCTGGTTTTCCTGCCGGTACTGGCGTGGACCGCAGAGATCGACATTGCAGCGCCGCAGATCGTGGCCGGCGATGATGGCTACGTGCTGTCGGCCGATTTCACTTTCGAACTGAACCAGCGCCTGGAAGAAGCGGTGACCAAGGGCGTCGTGCTCTATTTTGTCGCCGACTTCGAGCTTTCCCGGCCGCGCTGGTACTGGTTAGACGAAAAACTGCTCAGCCGAAGCCAGACCTACCGCCTGTCCTATCACGCGCTGACCCGGCAATACCGCTTGTCCACCGGCGCGCTGCACCAGTCGTTTTCCTCCTTGTCCGACGCCTTGCGCATGTTGGCGCGCCTGCGCAACTGGGTGGTGATCGACCGGAACGACAAGAGCATCAAGGCGGGTGAGCCGTATCAAGCCGCCTTGCGCCTGCGTCTGGACATCACGCAGTTGCCGCGTCCCTTCCAGATCAGCGCGCTCGGCAACAAGGAATGGAGCCTGTCTTCCGACTGGAAGACCTGGCAGCTCAGCCTGCCTGCCGTGTTGCCGGCGGAGGTCAAGTGA
- a CDS encoding sigma-54-dependent transcriptional regulator — MAIILVVDDEVGIRELLSEILIDEGYDVRLAENAAAARRVRGELRPDLVLLDIWMPDTDGISLLKEWHAGGQLNMPVVMMSGHGTIDTAVEATRFGAFDFLEKPIALQKLLSTVQKALKHDAPPQRPPLTLEAFGRSAFIKEFKRRLEQAAAKSPLLLLKGATGGMAEICARTLQTPRAPWLDLSGISSALTQEMLEKVSGGLLFVPDLSALGKMQQMNLSYAVDRLEKLNLQLVAATARPLATLGEAGWDGKLLTRLGEVFVAMPSLAGHADELPEIASLLLSNFVERGEVPPRRFSTGALNALRTLPWKSLPDASWTDLYVLVRNLALTALEEDISAEDVIRVTPEKEGNSQELVSLQPLLEQPLREARDAFEKLYFEHHLRLEGGNMTKLAERSGLERTHLYRKLKQLDVKLGKRNEE; from the coding sequence ATGGCGATTATTCTGGTCGTTGACGACGAAGTCGGCATCCGCGAACTACTGTCGGAAATCCTGATCGACGAGGGCTACGATGTCCGCCTCGCCGAAAATGCCGCAGCCGCCCGCCGGGTGCGCGGCGAACTGCGCCCCGATCTGGTCCTGCTCGACATCTGGATGCCCGACACCGACGGCATCTCGTTGTTGAAGGAGTGGCATGCCGGCGGCCAGCTCAACATGCCGGTGGTGATGATGTCGGGTCACGGCACCATTGATACGGCGGTTGAGGCGACGCGTTTCGGCGCCTTCGATTTTCTCGAAAAGCCGATTGCGCTGCAAAAGCTGCTGTCCACGGTGCAGAAGGCGCTCAAGCACGATGCGCCGCCGCAACGCCCGCCGCTGACCCTGGAAGCCTTCGGGCGCTCGGCTTTCATCAAGGAATTCAAGCGCCGGCTCGAACAGGCCGCCGCCAAGTCGCCGCTGCTGCTGCTCAAAGGCGCGACCGGCGGCATGGCCGAAATCTGCGCGCGCACGCTGCAGACGCCACGCGCACCCTGGCTGGACCTGTCCGGTATCAGCAGCGCCCTGACTCAGGAAATGCTGGAAAAGGTCAGTGGCGGCCTGCTCTTTGTGCCGGACCTGTCGGCCCTGGGTAAGATGCAGCAAATGAACCTGTCCTATGCGGTCGACCGTCTGGAAAAGCTCAATTTGCAGCTGGTCGCCGCTACCGCCCGGCCGCTTGCCACGCTGGGCGAAGCGGGCTGGGATGGCAAGCTGCTCACCCGCCTGGGTGAAGTCTTTGTCGCCATGCCCTCGCTGGCGGGGCATGCCGACGAATTGCCGGAAATCGCCAGCCTGCTGCTGAGCAATTTCGTCGAGCGCGGCGAAGTCCCGCCCCGCCGTTTCTCGACCGGTGCCCTCAATGCCTTGCGTACGCTGCCCTGGAAGAGCCTGCCCGACGCCAGCTGGACCGATCTCTATGTGCTGGTCCGCAACCTGGCCCTGACCGCGCTCGAAGAAGACATTTCGGCCGAGGATGTGATCCGCGTGACGCCCGAGAAGGAAGGGAACAGCCAGGAACTGGTTTCGCTGCAGCCCTTGCTCGAGCAACCGTTGCGCGAAGCGCGCGATGCCTTCGAGAAGCTGTATTTCGAGCATCATCTGCGTCTCGAGGGCGGCAACATGACCAAGCTCGCCGAGCGTTCCGGCCTGGAACGCACGCACCTGTATCGCAAGCTGAAGCAACTCGACGTCAAACTCGGCAAGCGCAACGAGGAATAG
- a CDS encoding methyltransferase domain-containing protein, producing the protein MSTHSTVNPMEPGTDELERFALEECVKRHRFDNRVSVLIMPAGHCQLATEFARLGAQVTVADDESRRQDINGRILAAGMGNEISFAPCALPQPPENSSGEPFDIIIVRRSLCGLPYAEARQLVRELLHKLRIGGKLYVSILGLHSELSEGYACYDEDVEARFCELAPPMVKKYGIKGPVCLYSERNLFMLLLEAGGSVLRTLTTTYGNVKGIAVRV; encoded by the coding sequence ATGAGTACACATAGTACCGTCAATCCGATGGAGCCAGGCACCGACGAGCTCGAACGCTTCGCGCTGGAAGAGTGCGTCAAACGCCATCGCTTCGACAACCGGGTATCGGTACTGATCATGCCAGCCGGTCATTGCCAACTGGCCACCGAGTTCGCCCGCCTCGGCGCCCAGGTCACCGTCGCCGACGACGAGTCGCGACGCCAGGACATCAATGGCCGCATTCTCGCCGCCGGCATGGGCAACGAAATCAGCTTCGCCCCCTGCGCCCTGCCGCAGCCACCCGAAAACTCATCCGGCGAGCCTTTCGACATCATCATCGTGCGGCGCAGCCTGTGCGGCCTGCCTTATGCCGAAGCGCGCCAGCTCGTCCGCGAATTGCTGCACAAGCTGCGCATCGGCGGCAAGCTCTACGTCTCCATCCTCGGCCTGCACTCCGAACTGAGCGAGGGCTACGCCTGCTACGACGAAGATGTCGAAGCGCGCTTCTGCGAGCTGGCACCGCCGATGGTCAAGAAATACGGCATCAAGGGCCCGGTCTGCCTGTATTCCGAACGCAATCTCTTCATGCTGCTCCTCGAAGCCGGCGGCAGCGTGCTGCGCACATTGACCACCACCTACGGCAACGTCAAGGGCATAGCCGTCCGGGTCTGA
- a CDS encoding primosomal protein N': protein MPVLRVALDLPLHRLFDYVAAEASTADVGLRVRVPFGRGEKIGIIVEVAAGSDWPLEQLKVAGEILRDVPPLPADFLRLCEFASSYYQAAYGEVLLQALPAGLKRLDPPTRRNARPAKVTESVPRPELTVEQAVAVEAIDPATGFAAHLLHGVTGSGKTEVYLRLIERTLAAGQQVLLLVPEINLTPQLEGRVRARFPETGVVSLHSELAEAARERNWRAAFAGEASIVLGTRLAIFTPLPRLGLIIIDEEHDSSFKQQDGMRYSARDVGVFRARQLGIPILLGSATPSLESWANAQGTRYNLLTLKERANPEASLPTVHVLDTRKMVLQEGVSAALVAGIRERLARGEQSLVFLNRRGYAPVLACPACGWVSRCTRCAANMVLHLADRRLRCHHCGCEHRIPKACPTCGNQDIHPFGRGTQRLEGWLRETFPEARILRVDRDSVKSRKQWEAILERIHGGEADILVGTQMLAKGHDFPKLTLVGVLGADSALFAADWRAPERLFAQLMQVAGRAGRAELKGEVLIQTQYPDHSLYAALVKHDYPGFAATLLKEREQAGFPPYAFQAMLRAEAPLMADAIAFLTTAASLPVVAEHGNILVFDPIPMKMARLANLERGQLLVESHSRPAMQAFLPYWREAVEGIKAPAKLRWHIEVDPYEF from the coding sequence ATGCCCGTCTTACGCGTCGCCCTCGATTTGCCCCTGCACCGGCTGTTCGATTATGTCGCGGCCGAGGCGTCGACCGCTGACGTCGGCTTGCGCGTGCGCGTGCCCTTCGGGCGCGGCGAGAAAATCGGCATCATCGTCGAGGTCGCGGCGGGCAGCGACTGGCCGCTCGAACAATTGAAGGTGGCCGGTGAGATCCTGCGCGACGTGCCGCCCCTGCCGGCCGATTTCCTGCGCTTGTGCGAGTTTGCCAGCAGCTATTACCAGGCGGCCTATGGCGAGGTGTTGTTGCAGGCCTTGCCGGCCGGTCTCAAGCGGCTCGATCCACCGACCCGGCGCAACGCGCGTCCGGCGAAAGTCACGGAAAGCGTGCCCCGACCGGAGTTGACCGTTGAGCAAGCGGTTGCCGTCGAGGCGATCGATCCGGCCACCGGCTTTGCCGCGCATCTGCTGCATGGCGTGACCGGCAGCGGCAAGACCGAGGTTTATCTGCGCCTGATCGAGCGCACGCTGGCCGCCGGCCAGCAGGTGCTGCTGCTGGTCCCGGAAATCAACCTGACGCCGCAGCTCGAAGGCCGGGTGCGGGCGCGTTTTCCCGAGACCGGCGTTGTTTCTCTGCACAGCGAACTCGCCGAGGCGGCGCGCGAGCGGAACTGGCGGGCTGCCTTTGCCGGCGAGGCGAGCATCGTGCTCGGCACGCGCCTGGCGATTTTCACGCCGCTGCCGCGCCTCGGCCTGATCATCATCGACGAGGAGCACGATTCCTCGTTCAAGCAGCAGGACGGCATGCGCTATTCGGCGCGCGATGTCGGCGTCTTTCGCGCCCGTCAGCTTGGCATTCCCATTTTGCTTGGTTCGGCGACGCCGTCGCTGGAGTCCTGGGCCAATGCGCAGGGCACGCGCTATAACTTGCTGACGCTCAAGGAGCGGGCCAATCCTGAAGCCTCGCTGCCCACGGTCCACGTGCTGGATACGCGAAAAATGGTCTTGCAGGAAGGCGTCAGCGCCGCGCTGGTGGCCGGTATCCGCGAGCGCCTGGCGCGCGGCGAGCAGAGCCTGGTTTTCCTCAACCGGCGTGGCTACGCGCCCGTGCTGGCCTGTCCGGCCTGCGGCTGGGTGTCGCGCTGCACGCGCTGTGCCGCCAACATGGTGCTGCATCTCGCCGACCGCCGCTTGCGCTGCCATCATTGCGGCTGCGAGCATCGCATCCCGAAGGCCTGCCCGACCTGCGGCAACCAGGACATTCATCCTTTCGGGCGCGGCACGCAGCGCCTCGAAGGCTGGCTGCGCGAAACCTTCCCGGAAGCGCGCATCCTGCGCGTCGACCGCGATTCGGTGAAAAGCCGCAAGCAATGGGAAGCGATCCTCGAACGCATCCACGGCGGTGAGGCCGACATTCTGGTCGGCACGCAGATGCTGGCCAAGGGCCACGATTTCCCCAAGCTGACCCTGGTCGGCGTGCTCGGCGCCGATTCGGCGCTCTTTGCCGCCGACTGGCGCGCCCCGGAGCGCCTGTTCGCGCAGTTGATGCAGGTCGCCGGCCGCGCCGGCCGCGCCGAGCTGAAGGGCGAAGTGCTGATCCAGACGCAGTATCCGGATCATTCGCTGTACGCGGCGCTGGTCAAACACGATTACCCCGGTTTTGCCGCGACCCTGCTCAAGGAGCGCGAGCAGGCCGGTTTCCCGCCTTATGCCTTCCAGGCCATGCTGCGCGCCGAAGCGCCGCTGATGGCCGATGCCATCGCCTTTCTGACCACGGCGGCCAGCCTGCCGGTGGTCGCCGAGCACGGCAATATCCTGGTGTTCGATCCGATCCCGATGAAAATGGCGCGCCTGGCCAATCTCGAACGCGGTCAACTGCTCGTCGAATCGCATTCCCGGCCGGCCATGCAGGCTTTCCTGCCGTATTGGCGCGAAGCCGTCGAAGGCATCAAGGCGCCTGCGAAATTGCGCTGGCATATCGAAGTCGACCCCTACGAATTCTGA
- a CDS encoding DUF1840 domain-containing protein, which produces MLVRFVSSETGEVLMFAETAKILLEAIGKETTARGTFTREEMPLAAEALRQAVARAGKPPEEDEEERDKTKPPVVALGTRAWPLIEMLDRTGRSGPDANIIWEASEAF; this is translated from the coding sequence ATGCTGGTTAGATTTGTATCGAGTGAAACGGGCGAAGTCCTGATGTTTGCCGAAACGGCGAAGATCTTGCTGGAAGCCATCGGCAAGGAAACGACGGCGCGTGGCACTTTCACGCGGGAGGAAATGCCGCTTGCCGCCGAGGCTTTGCGCCAGGCGGTGGCACGTGCCGGCAAGCCGCCCGAGGAAGATGAAGAAGAACGCGACAAGACCAAGCCGCCGGTGGTCGCACTCGGTACGCGTGCCTGGCCGTTGATTGAAATGCTCGACCGCACCGGTCGTTCCGGTCCGGACGCCAACATCATCTGGGAAGCGTCAGAAGCCTTCTGA
- a CDS encoding ROK family protein produces the protein MRLGIDLGGSKIEIIALADDGNERLRRRIATPQGDYRATLAAIGRLVENTENELGQRGSVGLAIPGAESLATGLIKNANSTCLIGQPLRQDLQTLLQREIRLANDANCFALSEAIDGSGRGANIVFGVILGTGVGGGIVVHGRVLTGANAIAGEWGHNPLPPADGDNGPAPDCYCGHRGCVEAWLSGPAMARDHLINSGEALNAIEIEARANAGDAACSATLARYEARLGRALAGIINILDPDVIVLGGGLSKMQRLYRNLPAACGPHVFSDVFYNKILPPTHGDSSGVRGAAWLWN, from the coding sequence TTGCGTCTCGGCATCGACCTCGGCGGCAGCAAGATCGAGATCATCGCGCTCGCCGACGATGGCAACGAACGGCTGCGCCGGCGCATCGCCACCCCGCAGGGCGATTACCGGGCGACGCTGGCGGCCATCGGTCGACTGGTCGAAAATACCGAAAATGAACTCGGCCAACGCGGCAGCGTCGGCCTCGCCATCCCCGGCGCCGAATCGCTGGCGACCGGCCTGATCAAGAATGCCAACTCCACCTGCCTGATCGGCCAGCCGCTGCGCCAGGATCTGCAAACCCTGCTCCAGCGTGAAATCCGTCTGGCCAACGACGCCAACTGCTTTGCCTTGTCCGAAGCCATCGACGGCAGCGGCCGGGGCGCAAATATCGTCTTTGGCGTCATTCTCGGCACCGGCGTCGGCGGCGGCATCGTCGTCCATGGCCGGGTACTGACCGGCGCCAACGCGATAGCCGGCGAATGGGGGCATAACCCCTTGCCGCCTGCGGACGGCGATAACGGCCCGGCGCCGGATTGTTATTGCGGCCACCGCGGCTGCGTCGAAGCCTGGCTGTCCGGTCCGGCCATGGCGCGCGACCATCTGATCAACAGCGGCGAGGCCTTGAATGCGATCGAGATCGAAGCCCGCGCCAACGCCGGCGATGCCGCCTGCAGCGCCACCCTGGCGCGCTACGAAGCCCGCCTTGGCCGTGCCCTGGCCGGCATCATCAACATCCTCGACCCGGACGTGATCGTGCTCGGCGGCGGCCTGTCGAAAATGCAGCGCCTCTACCGCAACTTGCCGGCGGCCTGCGGTCCACATGTTTTTTCCGACGTTTTTTACAACAAGATCCTGCCCCCGACACATGGGGATTCCTCGGGGGTACGCGGCGCCGCCTGGTTGTGGAATTAG